A stretch of the Thermus thermophilus genome encodes the following:
- a CDS encoding 16S rRNA (uracil(1498)-N(3))-methyltransferase: MRPHRAYSPGLTGVLPLRESRHLVEVLRARVGDRFTVFDGEREALAEVVDLGPPVRYRVLEERRPEREVGVEVVLYVALLKGDKLAEVVRAATELGATRVQPLVTRHSVPKEMGEGKLRRLRAVALEAAKQSGRVVVPEVLPPIPLKAVPQVPQGLVAHVGATARVREVLDPGKPLALAVGPEGGFAEEEVALLEARGFTPVTLGRRILRAETAALALLALCTAGEGR, encoded by the coding sequence GTGCGCCCCCACCGCGCCTATAGCCCCGGCCTCACGGGGGTCCTCCCCTTGCGGGAAAGCCGCCACCTGGTGGAGGTCCTAAGGGCCCGGGTGGGGGACCGCTTCACCGTCTTTGACGGGGAGCGGGAGGCCCTGGCCGAGGTGGTGGACCTGGGCCCCCCCGTGCGCTACCGCGTCCTGGAGGAGCGGAGGCCCGAGAGGGAGGTGGGGGTGGAGGTGGTCCTCTACGTGGCCCTCCTCAAGGGGGACAAGCTCGCCGAGGTGGTGCGGGCCGCCACGGAGCTCGGGGCCACCCGGGTCCAGCCCCTCGTCACCCGCCACTCCGTGCCCAAGGAGATGGGGGAGGGGAAGCTCAGGCGGCTTAGGGCGGTGGCCCTCGAGGCGGCCAAGCAGTCGGGGCGGGTGGTGGTTCCCGAGGTCCTCCCCCCCATCCCCCTGAAGGCGGTCCCCCAGGTGCCCCAGGGCCTCGTGGCCCACGTGGGGGCCACCGCCCGGGTGCGGGAGGTCCTGGACCCGGGAAAGCCCCTCGCCCTCGCCGTGGGGCCCGAGGGGGGGTTCGCCGAGGAGGAGGTGGCCCTCTTGGAGGCCCGGGGCTTCACCCCCGTGACCCTGGGGCGGCGCATCCTCCGGGCGGAGACCGCCGCCCTCGCCCTCCTCGCCCTCTGCACCGCCGGGGAGGGAAGGTGA
- a CDS encoding AEC family transporter: MPHMQALLNTVVPVALVVLSGYLLGKRLEMDLSTLSRLTLYVLVPALILDSMYRAEYTREGLWGLTLGFALTYLLLFLLVRGAGRLFGLSGETTKTLLVCGLFPNSGNMGLSLVYFALGEEGLRRAVVYFLLSSVVMFGLGPAFLRGGGLKEGLLFTLRLPLFYALFLGLLLKALGVVLPFRLDEGVRLMGQAAIPVLLLTLGMQMGKTRFLLGPFEGAASALRLLFAPLLAYGVGLLLDLPPLEHQVLVLQSATPVAVNAFLLAREFGGDALRVARSVVVSTFLAFLTVPLVLYLLGVR; the protein is encoded by the coding sequence ATGCCCCACATGCAGGCCCTTCTCAACACCGTGGTCCCCGTGGCCCTGGTGGTCCTCTCCGGCTACCTCCTGGGGAAGCGGCTGGAGATGGACCTCTCCACTCTAAGCCGCCTCACCCTCTACGTCCTGGTGCCCGCCCTCATCTTGGACAGCATGTACCGGGCGGAGTACACCCGGGAGGGGCTTTGGGGGCTCACCCTGGGCTTCGCCCTCACCTACCTCCTCCTCTTCCTCCTCGTCCGGGGGGCGGGGAGGCTCTTCGGCCTCTCCGGGGAAACCACCAAAACCCTCCTCGTCTGCGGCCTCTTCCCCAACTCCGGCAACATGGGCCTCTCCCTGGTCTACTTCGCCCTGGGGGAGGAGGGCCTGCGGCGGGCCGTGGTCTACTTCCTCCTCTCCAGCGTGGTCATGTTCGGCCTGGGACCCGCCTTCCTCCGGGGAGGGGGCCTGAAGGAAGGCCTCCTCTTCACCCTGCGCCTCCCCCTCTTCTACGCCCTCTTCCTGGGCCTTCTCCTCAAGGCCCTGGGGGTGGTCCTCCCCTTCCGGCTGGACGAGGGGGTACGGCTCATGGGCCAGGCGGCCATCCCCGTCCTCCTCCTCACCCTGGGGATGCAGATGGGAAAGACCCGGTTCCTCCTCGGCCCCTTTGAGGGGGCGGCGAGCGCCCTGAGGCTCCTTTTCGCCCCCCTTCTCGCCTACGGGGTGGGACTCCTCCTGGACCTTCCCCCCTTGGAGCACCAGGTCCTCGTCCTCCAGTCCGCCACCCCGGTGGCGGTGAACGCCTTCCTCCTCGCCCGGGAGTTCGGGGGGGACGCCCTAAGGGTGGCCCGGAGCGTGGTGGTCTCCACCTTTCTGGCCTTCCTCACCGTCCCCCTGGTCCTCTACCTCCTCGGGGTCCGGTAG
- a CDS encoding 50S ribosomal protein L11 methyltransferase — translation MWVYRLKGTLEALDPILPGLFDRGARGLWEREGEVWAFFPAPLDLPYGGVWEEVGDEDWLEAWRRDLKPALAPPFVVLAPWHTWEGPEVPLVIEPGMAFGTGHHETTRLALKALARHLRPGDRVLDLGTGSGVLAIAAAKLGGEALGVDIDPTVLPQAEANARRNGVQVRFLEGSLEAALPFGPFGLLVANLYAELHEAFAPRYREALAPGGKALLTGILQEKAPLVRRAMEEAGFRPLEEEAEGEWVLLAYGR, via the coding sequence GTGTGGGTTTACCGGCTTAAGGGCACCCTCGAGGCCTTGGACCCCATCCTCCCCGGGCTCTTTGACCGGGGGGCGCGGGGGCTTTGGGAGCGGGAGGGGGAGGTCTGGGCCTTCTTCCCCGCCCCCCTGGACCTCCCCTACGGGGGGGTGTGGGAGGAGGTGGGCGACGAGGACTGGCTCGAGGCCTGGCGGCGCGACCTCAAGCCCGCCCTGGCCCCGCCCTTCGTGGTCCTCGCCCCCTGGCACACCTGGGAGGGGCCGGAGGTCCCCTTGGTCATTGAGCCCGGCATGGCCTTCGGCACCGGGCACCACGAGACCACCCGCCTCGCCCTGAAGGCCCTCGCCCGCCACCTCCGCCCCGGGGACAGGGTCCTGGACCTGGGCACGGGAAGCGGCGTCCTCGCCATCGCCGCCGCCAAGCTCGGGGGGGAAGCCCTGGGGGTGGACATAGACCCCACGGTCCTTCCCCAGGCGGAGGCGAACGCGCGAAGGAACGGGGTCCAGGTGCGCTTTTTGGAGGGAAGCCTCGAGGCCGCCCTTCCCTTCGGCCCCTTTGGCCTCCTGGTGGCGAACCTCTACGCCGAGCTCCACGAGGCCTTCGCCCCCCGCTACCGGGAGGCCCTCGCCCCCGGGGGAAAGGCCCTCCTCACGGGGATCCTCCAGGAGAAGGCCCCCCTGGTGCGGCGGGCCATGGAGGAGGCGGGGTTTCGCCCCCTGGAGGAGGAGGCCGAGGGGGAGTGGGTCCTCCTCGCCTACGGGAGGTAG
- a CDS encoding ornithine cyclodeaminase: MPSYLALAEAIKGVLLRGAEAPRRQVLPIPGGQFLVMPAADQDLALCKLVTVEPGKTPSVQAEVWVRRLKDGQVFHLPGEELTKRRTAALSLLAARELATRREGALLVVGPGVQGEAHLEAFAEGFPLTRVLVRGRGRERVEAFLAKARSLGLPAEEWKGEAVPEDVAFLVTATPSPTPVLPERVPEGVFLAAVGSFRPGMREVPEALVREAALYCDTEDALLEAGELQGVDRPVVPLREALLGRRSEGRFVLFKSVGHALFDLAAARAYLGL; the protein is encoded by the coding sequence ATGCCTTCCTACCTGGCCCTGGCCGAGGCCATCAAGGGGGTGCTCTTGCGGGGGGCTGAGGCCCCGAGGCGGCAGGTGCTTCCCATCCCCGGGGGCCAGTTCCTGGTGATGCCCGCCGCCGACCAGGACCTGGCCTTGTGCAAGCTGGTGACGGTGGAGCCGGGGAAGACTCCCTCGGTCCAGGCGGAGGTGTGGGTGAGGCGGCTAAAGGACGGCCAGGTCTTCCACCTCCCCGGGGAGGAGCTCACCAAGAGGCGCACCGCCGCCCTCTCCCTCCTGGCCGCCCGGGAGCTCGCCACCAGGCGGGAGGGGGCTTTGCTGGTGGTGGGCCCCGGTGTCCAGGGGGAGGCCCATCTCGAGGCCTTCGCCGAGGGCTTTCCCCTCACCCGGGTCCTGGTGCGGGGGAGGGGGCGGGAAAGGGTGGAGGCCTTCTTGGCCAAAGCCCGCTCCTTAGGCCTTCCCGCCGAGGAGTGGAAGGGGGAGGCGGTCCCCGAGGACGTGGCCTTCCTGGTCACCGCCACCCCAAGCCCCACCCCTGTCCTCCCCGAGAGGGTGCCCGAGGGGGTGTTCCTGGCCGCGGTGGGCTCCTTCCGCCCGGGGATGCGGGAGGTGCCCGAGGCCCTGGTGCGGGAGGCCGCCCTTTACTGCGACACGGAGGACGCCCTCCTCGAGGCGGGGGAGCTGCAAGGGGTGGACCGGCCCGTGGTCCCCCTGCGGGAGGCCCTTCTGGGGCGGCGGAGCGAAGGGCGCTTTGTCCTCTTCAAGAGCGTGGGGCACGCCCTCTTTGACCTGGCCGCGGCCCGGGCCTATCTGGGGCTATAG